The segment GCAAGATAGTTAATGGTCACTGGGGCATAATGCCAACCCTTACGATTTATCTCCTATGAGGTGTGATGATGActgtattatttaattttctattacCCTATTCAAGAGTCCAGCAAGATGGTTAATGATCACTGTCTTCATAGTGCTCAAGTACAACTGCATTACATGCTAACCATATTTGAACAACCATCTATTTCCTATAAGTGCATATAGTTTAAGGAAATAAGATTCACCGTATAATTCGTCACTTGAGTTACTGACTGCTTAGCCAGGTTGAGAGCTGCAAATGTACAGTGGTTCTGGGCTTGACCTCAAGTGAAAGACTTTTTCAGACACGATATTGAATGCTTGTTTTCCAAGTAGATCAAGATATATTTAACCCCATCTTTGTCATGCTTAATAAAAACTAAACCAAGTAATAAATTTATCTTAGTCGAATGCTCATAAGACAGTTCACAAATGTGGGTTCTCAATGCATACCACGAGAATTTCTTCATTATGTCAAGGACCACATTTTTTAATAATATCTATTCAAGGGGCATGAGGAGTGGAGAAATAAGAACAGAACCATACCATGCTGTTTCTTGCCATTTGTGGCAAGTTAGCCGCCCTTGACAATTGTATTTTTTCTCAAATCATATTGAAATCTTCCTTAATACAGCCCAAGTAGGCCTAATGGTGAAGGTCTGCATGCTCCATTAGTGGAGGCATATGATATTACAAAagttaatataaatattaaaaacaatcaCTTTGTGGGCTTTTAAAGGCCGTTCATACACCAAATCGGGGTCTCGCTTCGTGGTGAGCTTAAAACTGCCTCTATTATCTATTTTTACTGCTATTGGTTTGCAATTATATATCTAAATTATTGCTTTCAATTTTAAATGGTATTCTCTTTATTTTTCCCTTTGTTTTTTCACCCTTTTTCATTACTTTGTCTTTTATGGTACTTCGATGATTAACCTGCTTCTTTTTAACTTTAGTGTGTAtcctttttcatttttcatttcttATTTGCAAATGTTTTAGTGTAATCTTCAGTTTGTATCATATATATATGGTATATTGGAATATAAAAAACAAGACGATGCATTTAGTTCTCACTTGATTTCAGCATCATTTAGAATTCTTTGGTGGATAGCATGTGTAGCGATTGGTGCTATTGTACTCGTCAGGTCTAACAACTTTTTCCTTTTATGGCAGTAAATGACAATGTGAAATCAAAcgaggagaaaataaaagaagcGGTATTCATGAATGATGGAATACCATTTTGGGTTGTAGCTTCGGGTTATGTAGGTTTTGCAGCAATTTCTGTTGGAGTAATTCCTGTCATTTTCCCTCCTTTGAAGTGGTACTTGGTTCTGATTTGCTATATTATGGCACCAGCCCTTGCATTTTGCAATTCTTACGGAACAGGTTTGACTGACTGGAGCTTGGCTAGCACATATGGAAAGCTAGGTCTCTTCATTTTTGCATCATGTGTGGGTAGCAATGGTGGTGTCATTGCAGGTTTGGCAGCATGTGGGGTTATGATGTCAATTGTGTCTACGGCGGCTGATTTAATGCAGGATTTCAAGACTGGCTTTCTTAccctctcctctccaagatccatgTTTATAAGCCAATTAGTTGGTACTGTAATGGGTTGCATTTTGGCGCCCCTCACTTTCTGGATGTTTTGGACCGCTTTTGATATAGGATCCCCTGACGGAGCATATAAGGCACCTTATGCTGTGATTTTTCGGGAAATGGCAATTCTAGGTGTGGAAGGCTTTTCTGCATTGCCAAAAC is part of the Cryptomeria japonica chromosome 10, Sugi_1.0, whole genome shotgun sequence genome and harbors:
- the LOC131075768 gene encoding probable metal-nicotianamine transporter YSL6, coding for MNDGIPFWVVASGYVGFAAISVGVIPVIFPPLKWYLVLICYIMAPALAFCNSYGTGLTDWSLASTYGKLGLFIFASCVGSNGGVIAGLAACGVMMSIVSTAADLMQDFKTGFLTLSSPRSMFISQLVGTVMGCILAPLTFWMFWTAFDIGSPDGAYKAPYAVIFREMAILGVEGFSALPKHCLQISYGFFTSAIVINFLRDCSPHKISRFIPIPMAMAIPFYIGAYFAIDMFIGSVILFFWERVNRKDAEEYSGAVASGLICGDGIWTIPSAILSLCRINPPICMSFSST